In Calderihabitans maritimus, the genomic window GGCCAGATAAAAATTTTCCGGTTCCACAATGTTGATAATCACCCGTATTCCCAACCAGGTTGTTGCCTCGATACGGTGCTCATCGCAACTCAATACCTGCTTAATCTTGGGACTTTTATTAAGGACGGATATTATTCCCTGGGGCGCCTGAGACCCAATCAGGAGATCAACTCCCTCCACCATTTCCCGTCCCCGGCGTAAATCCCCGGTAATTTCAATTCGCTCCACTTCCGGCAAACCCTTCAGGTCTGCAATCAAGGCTTCGGCTAAAGACATGGCTAATCCCATGGGAACTTGCCCGCAATTTCGCCGCAGCATTTCTATTCCTCTTAAAATATTAAGTTCCGTCTTACTACCCATTCCCGGCAGTTTTCTTATCCGTTTCTTGCGGGCAGCTTCTTCTAGTTCTTCTAACGTAGTAATATTTAGACGTTTGTAGATGGTTTGAACGGATTTAGGACCCAGGCCGGGGATGGCCAGCATTTCCTTCAGGCCCTGAGGTATTTCTTCTCTTAATCTTTCCAGATAACTACAGCGACCTGTCTGCAGTATTTCTTCGACTTTTGAAGCCAGGATTTTGCCTATCCCGGGGATTTGGTTCAATTCTTCCCGGTGGTAAATATTTTCTATTTCTTCCGGCAAATGGTGTAATATATCGGCCGCCTTCCGGTAAGCGCGAACTTTAAATATATTGTCTCCTTTAAGTTCCATGAGGTCGGCTATTTCGTTAAAAATCCATGCAATCTCCAGGTTAGTCAAATAATTTGCCTCCTTATCGCCAAAATTTCTTTCTTTGCTTTTATAGTTTACCTTCCTATGAAGAAAAAACGCCTGAACAGGCGTTATTCATTTACGCTCCCGGCCTTTTTGGCCTCCTCTATCATTTTAACCAAATCGTCATAGTCTTTTTGCAGTTTGGCTAAATCATCAGCTATATTTAGCGCGGCCAGAACAGCTACTTTATAAGGAGACAGCAGTTTATTCTTTTCTTCAATCTTTTTCATTTTTTCATCCACATAGGCGGCCAGTTTTAAGATATATTCCGGACTAGCCGCTGCCCTCACGGTATAATCCCGCCCGCGAATGTTAACCGTAACCCTGGACTTTTGCCCCTGCTCCTGGTCCATAGCCAACCATACTCCCCTCTTTCTCCCATGCTTTTTAGCAAGTTTCGCCAAAATTCTCCTGATTCCTGCTAGGACGATGTTTAGTCCACGCGCAGTTGAGCGCCAACAGCGTCCACCAGAGCCTCTATAATCTTATGGTGTAGCTCATTAACCTCCTCGTCCTTCAAAGTACGATCAGGAGACTGGTACAGAAGAGAGTAGGCCAGGCTCTTGTATCCGGGCTTAATCTGCTCTCCCCGGTAAACGTCGAATAAACGTACCGCCTTTAACAAATCTCCTCCAGACTGAACTATCCGCTCCTCCACCTCTTTGACCGGTACTTCTTCGGGAACCACGACCGCCAAATCCCGTTCTACCGCCGGGAACTTGGGCAAGGGCACATACTTCTTCTTATCCGTACTGTAGCGATCTAGTAAGACCAAATCCAGCTCAAAAACGCAAGTCCGCCTGGGTAGTTCGTAATTTTCTTGTACGTCCGGGTGAACTTCTCCCATGAACCCCGCCGTTTCCCCGTTGAAGCGGATCTCAGCAGTACGACCAGGGTGCAGGGCCGGATGAGTAGTTCTAACAAGATTCCAAGCAGAAATTCCCAACTGCTCCAATAATTCTTCCAGCACCCCTTTGAGGTAAAAGAAATCCAGCTCTTGGGCGGGCCAGTTCCAACCCCTGGGACGCTGACCCATAACCAGAGCGGCGGCTTTTAACCTTTCTTCCGGCAATTTCCCTTCTTCTTTCGGAATAAAAACGTGCCCTACTTCATAAATGGCCATATTCCGGTTGTTACGGCTGACATTGCGCTGGGCCGTCTCCAGCAGGCCCGGCAGAAGGGTGGTACGCATGACACTTTGTTCCTCACTTAACGGATTACGCAGGCGAACTACTTTGCGCAGGGGATCCTCCTCTGGAAGCCTTATCCGGTCAAAGACCTTGGGGCTGGTGAAGCTATAAGTAATAACCTCCATGAGCCCGCAATCTGCCAACACCTGACGAATTTTTTCTTCCGTCTTCTGCAGCTTGTTTTTCTTCGTCTCCGCCGTTGCGCCCTGGGGAAGGGTTAAAGGAATCTGGTCATAGCCATAAATACGGGCCACTTCTTCCACCAGATCAATTTCCCTGGTAACATCCAGGCGATAGGTGGGAATATCCACCTTAAGAATATCGTCATTGACTGGCACTACCTGAAAATGCAGGCGTGCGAGAATATTTGCTACTGCCTCCCGGTCAAGCTCCGTTCCCAAGACTTTATTAACACGGGAAACCCTTAAATTTATAGAAACCGGCACCGCAGGAGTTTCGTAACAGTCGATAACTCCCCGCACTACCTTCCCGGCTCCCAGTTGGTTAACCAATTGGGCGGCCCTGTTAGCTGCCAGCAAAGTACCGTCTATGTTCACCCCTTTTTCAAAACGCATGGAAGCTTCCGACCTCAGACCCAATTTGCGAGAGGTTCTACGGATACTGGTCGGATTAAAATGGGCTGCCTCCAGCAGAATGTTTTGCGTTCTTTCCGTTACCTCGGTTTCCAGACCGCCCATTACCCCTGCCAAGGCTACGGGGTGGAGTGCATCAGCAATCACCAGCATTTCCGGGTCCAAGTTCCTTTCCACCTGATCCAGAGTAACAATTTTTTCTCCCTTTCGAGCACGGCGCACAATGATACGCCGCCCTTCCAGAGTATCATAATCGAAAGCGTGAAGGGGCTGACCCAGTTCCAGCATAACATAGTTGGTAATGTCTACAATATTATTAATAGGTCTGACCCCGGCACTATGTAGCCGCTGCTGCATCCAAAGGGGAGAAGGCTCAATCCTGATGTCCGTAAATATTCTGGCTATATAGCGCCCGCAAAGATTTTTATCTTCAATTTCTACGGAAGCCATGGAAGAGATATCGCCTTTGATTTCTTCCACAACTATTTCCGGCAGTTTCAAACGGGCTCCCGTTATCGCCGCCACCTCTCGGGCCACGTTTACTATGGAAAGGCAATCGGCCCGGTTAGGAGTCAGGTCCAACTCCAGAACGTAATCGTCCAGCCCTAATACCTTTGCGACACTTTCTCCTACCGGCGCCCGACCATCTAAAATCAATATACCTTCCTCATGGCCAGGCAGGCCTTGCCAGTCCAGTTCCAATTCCTCGGCCGAACATAACATTCCTTGAGACTCCACACCCCGCAGGCTCGTCGTAGATATCTTCAAGCCGGAAGGTAGTTGAGCTCCCGGTAGAGCCACCGGAACTCGTTGCCCTACAGCTACGTTAGGAGCTCCCGTCACAATCTGTAAAGGAGCTTCTTGTCCTACATCAACGCGGCATACAACCAGTTTATCAGCGTTAGGGTGATTCTGGATATCTACAATCTCCCCTACTATTACTCGCTCCAGACCTTCTGCCAGGTAGTGAACAGTGTCTACGGCTATCCCGGCCATGGTCATCCGGTCCGCCAAATCATGAGGGCTCAAGTCTACTTCTACATATTCTTTCAACCAATTGTAGGGAACTCGCACTGCACCTTCCTCCTCTCTAGAATTGGGTTAGGAACCGCAGATCGTTATCGAACAACAACCGGAGATCATCGATACCGTATTTCAGCATTGCTATCCGCTCTACTCCCATACCAAAAGCAAAACCGCTGACTTCCTCGGGATCATACCCGGACATTTCCAGGACTCGCGGGTGAACCATCCCGGCACCTAAAATTTCCAACCATCCCGTGTAAGAACAGACCCGACAACCGCTACCCCCGCAGTTGATACAAGAAATGTCTACTTCGGCACTGGGTTCGGTGAAAGGAAAGTAGCTGGGCCGCAGTCGGATCTCCCGTTCGTCACCAAACATCTGTTTGGCAAAAGCCAACAACGTACCCTTTAAGTCTCCAAAGGTAACATGCCGGTCCACAAGGAGCCCTTCCACCTGGTGGAACATAGGGGAATGAGTGGCGTCATCATCTCGCCGGTAGACTTTCCCCGGAGCAATAATGCGGATGGGCAGCCGGGGTACCATTTTTTCCATTACCCTTACCTGAACCGGCGATGTGTGGGTACGCAACAGGATTTCATCGGTAATATAGAAAGAATCTTGCATATCCCTGGCCGGATGGTCTTTGGGCAAATTCAAAGCCTCAAAGTTGTAATAGTCATACTCCACTTCCGGCCCTTCGGCAACAGCATAACCCATCCCTATAAAAATCTCCTTGATTTGATCGAGTACCTGGGTTAAGGGATGCTTCCTGCCCATTAATAATCTTTGACCGGGCAAAGTAATATCTATCGTCTCGGCAGCCAGTCTCCGTTCCTTTTCCTCCTGTTTTAAAGCCTGTAACCTTTGCTCCAGTACTGTTTCCAGATAATTTTTTACTTCATTGGCCAGTTGGCCTACTGCCGGTCTCTCTTCGGGAGGAATATGGGCCATTCCCCTCAGAACCCGGGTCATTTCGCCTTTTTTCCCCAGATATTTAACCCGCAGCCGGTTCAATTCTTCGCTGCTTTTGGCCAGGCGAAAAGCCTGATCGGCTTCTTCCTTAATCTTCTCAATTTGTTCTCTCACCTCGACCCCTCCTACGAACCGTTTATCGGATAAAAGCAATAAGAAAGAGCCTCCGTCTAGGGACGAAAGCTCTCTTCCGCGGTACCACCCTATTTAATCTGGATGACCAGATTCACTTGACCAGTACGAAGCAGTAGAACTGCTTGATACTGTCTCCCAGGTAACGGTGGAAGAACCGGCTCAGCCTACTATCAGTTGCTGTCGCAACTGAATTCAGCCTGCTGTTCATGGGCGAACTTCATCTACCTGCTTCTTGACAGGGCTTTCAGCCGGTGGCCCCGTCTCTCTGTAAGAGCGGCGGTAGACTACTTTTCCCACTCATCACATTTGCTTGAAAAAGATGTTATTGTTATTATATTATATAAAAACTATTGCAGTATCAACCTCCGGTAAATAATATAGGCAGTTATAGAACCGGTCTTTTCAAAGATCCTCCAAAAAAAGTCGGCGGGCCAAAACATGGACTCCCACACCCTTTCTTTTTTTTAGGGGCTTTTTCTGTCGTACATTATATCACAAGCACTCCCTTCTTACAAGTTAACGCAAGAATTCATCCACCTTAACTTTTTCGGCGCACTCTTGACCGCGGAAAACATTCTCCCTGGCATTTTACTGTCCTTATCTTCGGGCCTGCTCCTTCAAACTTTCATGCTCACCCCTGCGGGTTTCGTTTTAGTGACAACTGCACACTGACGTGACGATAAAAGTAATTGGTCCCTGATTAAGTTAAGTCCTGCTTGCTCTCGAAATAGCAGTCGTCATTAAGGAGGCGAGCTTTTTGATAAAGCCAACGTATTTACTCATAACGGCGTTCTTTATAATCATGGTTTCGTCAATCTTTATCTTAGGAAAGAGTGAACCTGTTAGACCTAAAGAAATAAATATACATTACCAAAGTGAAATTAGAACAGTAAACGAAAGTACTAAGTATTATGAAGAGCTGACTTCTGCATTAGAAAATATTTTGAACAGGAAGCTACAGGCAGTCAAACTTGCCGTTACTACGGAAGAATTAGAAGAGAAAATTGGTAATTCTGTTCAATATGAGTTTGCTGAAGCTAGCAAACCCGTAACATTTAGGTTGGGAAAGGGGTCAAGCTCACATTTCAAAAATTGTTATTCCGTTATCTGGTGACTTGAAGGGTATTTGATAGTTCATTCAAATGATAGAAGACTTGCGCCGATTTATACTACTTTTTCCGGTCAAATAACGACTGAGAGGATTAAAAAAATCTACGAGGAAATATTGGAAGGACGTTGAGATACCAGATGTTCTTGAAGAACTCTTTTTAGAATTAATTCGCTTCCCGGGCGCAGGACATCTATTACCGGAACCGTTAGGTCCTGTTGCAGTCTTCTGATTAGTTTTTCCCCGTCAATCCGGGCTTCGCGGTAAATACGATGCTTCGCATCGTAAGCGGGATAAAAAGGATTCACCGTGATCAGCAATAACGGCAAAGAGCGGGCCACCGCTACCCGCCCCCCCTGCTGCTGCCAGTTCGCAAGTATCTTGTACAATACCTGGTATTCCCCGCTGACCAGCAGGTGTACCGGGTTCCGAAAAGTTAAAGTACACCAATTGCCATTACCAATTAATCTGTCAACAAGTTCCTCTAGAGCATTAACACTTACAATTCCGGGGATGTAGATCCCTTTTAAATTCTGCTCTTGTTGGTCCAATGCCATTATTTCTTCAACAGTTTCTTTATTCAATAACGAGCCGGTCTTCAAGTAAAATTTATCCCGTTCCAAAATAACGTTAATATTTCCTTCTCTGCCCACCATTTCAGGCGGAGCAACTGGCCGTTGAAACGCCGCCGCCAAAGATAACGTATCCCGGTAAAGCTCCTCTACCTTAGGAGAATAGGCGGCCCCGGTGGCAATGATGATTCCGTCTGCCTCTACCATAGGCGCCAGCCGGTTTAAAGCACCGTCTACCAGGATTATATCGGGATGCCAGGCAGACATACAATCTCTGACCCGCGCCAATTCCCTCGCCTTGTTGGGACCTGCCAGCACCACCAATCCTTCCTGTTTCACCCGGGCAATATATACAGGGCCCAAAGGAGTGTTCACTCCGCTATTTTCCAATATTTCTAACTCCGCCCGGCTGACCTGCAGACATTTTTCCGCCGTGGCCACCAGCATGCCCGGTAAAAGCCGCAGGCGGGGTTTAGGAAGGCCGGTAATATTGTCTATTTCTTCGCCATCATAACCGATACTGGTAAGGCCCACTGTCCGTTCCTGCTGGTGCAGCAATCTTAAAATAACATCCGTAGTAGTGGTCTTTCCCGTATTCTTTGCCGTACCGGCTATTCCCACCGTGTACGCTCCCATATCT contains:
- a CDS encoding cell division protein ZapA, whose amino-acid sequence is MAKLAKKHGRKRGVWLAMDQEQGQKSRVTVNIRGRDYTVRAAASPEYILKLAAYVDEKMKKIEEKNKLLSPYKVAVLAALNIADDLAKLQKDYDDLVKMIEEAKKAGSVNE
- the pheT gene encoding phenylalanine--tRNA ligase subunit beta, with the translated sequence MRVPYNWLKEYVEVDLSPHDLADRMTMAGIAVDTVHYLAEGLERVIVGEIVDIQNHPNADKLVVCRVDVGQEAPLQIVTGAPNVAVGQRVPVALPGAQLPSGLKISTTSLRGVESQGMLCSAEELELDWQGLPGHEEGILILDGRAPVGESVAKVLGLDDYVLELDLTPNRADCLSIVNVAREVAAITGARLKLPEIVVEEIKGDISSMASVEIEDKNLCGRYIARIFTDIRIEPSPLWMQQRLHSAGVRPINNIVDITNYVMLELGQPLHAFDYDTLEGRRIIVRRARKGEKIVTLDQVERNLDPEMLVIADALHPVALAGVMGGLETEVTERTQNILLEAAHFNPTSIRRTSRKLGLRSEASMRFEKGVNIDGTLLAANRAAQLVNQLGAGKVVRGVIDCYETPAVPVSINLRVSRVNKVLGTELDREAVANILARLHFQVVPVNDDILKVDIPTYRLDVTREIDLVEEVARIYGYDQIPLTLPQGATAETKKNKLQKTEEKIRQVLADCGLMEVITYSFTSPKVFDRIRLPEEDPLRKVVRLRNPLSEEQSVMRTTLLPGLLETAQRNVSRNNRNMAIYEVGHVFIPKEEGKLPEERLKAAALVMGQRPRGWNWPAQELDFFYLKGVLEELLEQLGISAWNLVRTTHPALHPGRTAEIRFNGETAGFMGEVHPDVQENYELPRRTCVFELDLVLLDRYSTDKKKYVPLPKFPAVERDLAVVVPEEVPVKEVEERIVQSGGDLLKAVRLFDVYRGEQIKPGYKSLAYSLLYQSPDRTLKDEEVNELHHKIIEALVDAVGAQLRVD
- the pheS gene encoding phenylalanine--tRNA ligase subunit alpha; the protein is MREQIEKIKEEADQAFRLAKSSEELNRLRVKYLGKKGEMTRVLRGMAHIPPEERPAVGQLANEVKNYLETVLEQRLQALKQEEKERRLAAETIDITLPGQRLLMGRKHPLTQVLDQIKEIFIGMGYAVAEGPEVEYDYYNFEALNLPKDHPARDMQDSFYITDEILLRTHTSPVQVRVMEKMVPRLPIRIIAPGKVYRRDDDATHSPMFHQVEGLLVDRHVTFGDLKGTLLAFAKQMFGDEREIRLRPSYFPFTEPSAEVDISCINCGGSGCRVCSYTGWLEILGAGMVHPRVLEMSGYDPEEVSGFAFGMGVERIAMLKYGIDDLRLLFDNDLRFLTQF
- a CDS encoding YqzL family protein, which encodes MFWPADFFWRIFEKTGSITAYIIYRRLILQ